The window CTCAAGATGGAGTTCTCCCATGCCCGAAAGTATTACTTCACCGGTTTCACTGTCAAGGCGCACATTAAGGGATGGATCTTCAACTGTATACCTATTAAAAACAAGCCACATCTTCTTAAGGTCATCCTTCTTCCTCGGCGTTATAGCAACAGAAACAACAGGAAGGGGAACTTCTATGTTTTCAAAAAACACTTCCATACCGGGATGCGTTAATGTATCTCCCGTTGATACTCCCTTCAAACCTACAATTGCACAAATATCGCCGGCTTCTACCTTCTTGACCTCTTCCCTCTTATTGGCATGAAGTCTTAGTATCCTGCCGACTCTTTCTGTTTTTGACTGCGCACAATTCATTATCGTATCGCCAGTTTTCAATGAACCGGAGTATACCCTTATATAACTCAAATGACCAACAAAGGGATCATTCATTATCTTGAATATAAGCCCGCTGAAAGGCTCATCGTTTGTGCCCTCGAAAGCTCCTTCTGTTCCGTCTTCGGTCCAGTACTGATAAGGAGACACATCCTTTGGTGAAGGAAGATAATCAACAATAGCATCAAGAAGAGGCTGAACTCCTTTATTCTTAAATGCGCTTCCACACAGAACAGGCGTAATGCTCCCTTTTAATGTACCTTTTCTTATCACATCTTTAATTCTTGCCTCATCAATCTCATGTCCTTCCAGATACTGTTCCATAAAACGGTCTTCAACACCTGATAACAACTCCATCATATTTATCCTGGCATCATCAGCTCTGGTTTTTAGTGCTTGAGGCACTTCGCAGACAGTGTAGTCAAAACCCAATCTGTCTTTATCGTACAAAATTGCTTTATTCCTTATTACATCAACGGTCCCGATAAACCCATCTTCGTTCATGATTGGGAAATGGAGAACTAATGGATTTGCTTTTAAATTTTCCCGTATCATTCGGACACAATTATCAAAATCAGCTCCGGTTCTGTCCATCTTGTTCACAAATGCAATTCTCGGAACACTGTATCTATCGGCCTGTCTCCAGACAGTCTCCGATTGAGGTTCAACACCTTCCACTGCTGAAAATAATGCAACTGCACCATCCAGTACCCTGAGCGATCTTCCAACTTCTATCGTAAAGTCTATGTGACCGGGTGTATCTATAATATTTATCCTGTGTTCCCGCCAGAAACAGGTCGTTGCTGCAGCGGTTATAGTAATTCCTCTTTCTTTTTCTTCTTCCATCCAGTCCATGGTAGAAGCGCCGTCATCAACTTCGCCTATCCTGTTATTAACACCCGTATAAAAGAGCATTCTCTCTGTAGCAGTTGTTTTTCCGGCGTCAATATGCGCCATAATACCGACATTTCTAACAATTTGATTCATTCATTTTACCTTAGATTTACCACCTGTAGTGAGCAAACGCCTTGTTCGCTTCGGCCATCTTGTGGGTATCTTCTCTCTTTTTTACTGCGCCGCCTTTATTGTTGCAAGCGTCAAGGATCTCTCCGGCAAGTTTTTCTCTCATCGTTCTTTCTGATCTTTCTCTTGCATATCTTATAAGCCATCTAATACCAAGCGACATTTTCCGGTTTGCTCTTACCTC of the Pseudomonadota bacterium genome contains:
- the fusA gene encoding elongation factor G, which translates into the protein MNQIVRNVGIMAHIDAGKTTATERMLFYTGVNNRIGEVDDGASTMDWMEEEKERGITITAAATTCFWREHRINIIDTPGHIDFTIEVGRSLRVLDGAVALFSAVEGVEPQSETVWRQADRYSVPRIAFVNKMDRTGADFDNCVRMIRENLKANPLVLHFPIMNEDGFIGTVDVIRNKAILYDKDRLGFDYTVCEVPQALKTRADDARINMMELLSGVEDRFMEQYLEGHEIDEARIKDVIRKGTLKGSITPVLCGSAFKNKGVQPLLDAIVDYLPSPKDVSPYQYWTEDGTEGAFEGTNDEPFSGLIFKIMNDPFVGHLSYIRVYSGSLKTGDTIMNCAQSKTERVGRILRLHANKREEVKKVEAGDICAIVGLKGVSTGDTLTHPGMEVFFENIEVPLPVVSVAITPRKKDDLKKMWLVFNRYTVEDPSLNVRLDSETGEVILSGMGELHLEIIMDRAKREHNLEMISSPPQVAYRETITKSVTGTGKYIKQSGGRGQYGHVVLNISPLEGNEFVFENKIIGGSIPREYISSIETGIRETMEKGVVLGYPMVDMKVELIDGSYHEVDSSELAFKLAASMGLKDAVRKANPVILEPIMKVDINIPNEFLGVVIGDISSRRGRIAELGDKNGFKYIIAHLPLDEMFGYTTRLRSATQGRGNFSMEFFHYTPVPQHIYETLIKNREKNVTEVLYG